A genome region from Salvia splendens isolate huo1 chromosome 19, SspV2, whole genome shotgun sequence includes the following:
- the LOC121779064 gene encoding protein MAIN-LIKE 1-like, which yields MTSSSSARRRLLCGPEDPFVLYLQRQHVSNNIWAGVPSEDVRCRRYEGIIWDVPIHPRVLAVIDEMGFGGMLRCGQPKDNDHHLITALIERWRPVTHTFHFPVGEATVTLEDVEVLWGLKVDGDALTGYIPTKDVNYWKTISLDFLGFIPDAVDLKEMNWKQTSLSNQLRIELSNDHDQYIYVQRARVYCLLLLGGLLIPNASGNKIPFFYLQFFMDVERCASYSWGGATLAYLYHNLCEAALAKRTDVRGALTLLQLWAWERIPIIRPKMLNPVPIDYVPCAVA from the coding sequence ATGACATCATCTTCAAGTGCTCGCCGAAGACTCTTATGTGGTCCTGAGGACCCCTTCGTATTGTATctgcagagacaacacgtctctaataacatatgggcaggagtgccATCAGAAGATGTACGCTGCAGAAGATACGAAGGAatcatttgggatgttcccatacatCCTCGTGTTTTGGCAGTAATTGACGAGATGGGGTTTGGCGGGATGTTGAGGTGTGGTCAACCGAAAGATaatgaccaccatcttatcaccgcaTTGATTGAACGATGGAGGCCAgtgactcacacgtttcactttccagtcggtgaagcgacagTGACAttagaagacgtggaggtcttatggggcctcaaagttgacggtGATGCTCtgacgggttacatccccaCTAAGGATGTCAACTATTGGAAGACCATTTCTCTGGATTTTCTTGGCTTTATTCCAGATGCAGTTGATTTGAAAGAAATGAACTGgaagcagacaagcttatcaaaTCAACTGAGGATTGAGTTGAGTAATGACCACGACCAGTACATATACGTTCAACGTGCTCGTGTTTATTGTTTGCTGTTACTGGGTGGTCTGTTGATTCCGAACGCCTCCGGTAATAAAATTCCATTCTTCTACCTTCAATTTTTCATGGATGTAGAACGTTGTGCTAgctatagctggggtggtgcgacTCTTGCCTACTTGTACCACAATCTATGTGAAGCTGCACTTGCTAAGAGGACTGATGTCAGGGGAGCTCTTACTTTGTTACAGttgtgggcttgggagagaatcccaattATTAGACCGAAGATGCTAAATCCCGTGCCCATAGACTACGTACCATGTGCAgtcgcgtaa
- the LOC121778418 gene encoding uncharacterized protein LOC121778418 yields MGSTPPKSSQVVAKLNLKPHPEGGFYSETFRDTSVNLSKSHLPPQYKVDRPVSTSIYFLLPSGSVSHLHRIPCAEVWHFYLGEPLTVVELNDNDGTVKFTCLGPDPLADNQVVQHMVPPNVWFGAFPTQDIDISSDGAVKRATRDHEAHFSLVGCTCAPAFQFDDFELANRTELVSRFPKYESLITMLTFAE; encoded by the exons ATGGGATCAACACCACCAAAAAGCTCTCAAGTCGTGGCAAAGCTCAACCTCAAACCTCATCCAGAAGGAGGGTTTTATTCTGAAACATTCAGAGACACCTCTGTTAACCTCTCTAAATCTCATCTCCCACCACAAT ATAAGGTTGATCGACCTGTCAGTACATCCATATACTTCCTATTGCCTTCTGGAAGTGTTTCTCACCTCCACCGCATTCCCTGCGCAGAAGTCTGGCATTTTTACTTGGGAGAACCCCTAACG GTGGTAGAACTCAATGACAATGATGGGACCGTAAAATTTACATGCCTTGGACCCGATCCACTAGCTGACAATCAAGTAGTTCAGCACATGGTGCCTCCAAATGTCTGGTTCGGCGCATTCCCTACACAGGATATCGACATCTCATCTGATGGTGCTGTTAAACGAGCCACAAGGGATCACGAAGCACACTTTTCTCTAGTGGGATGCACCTGCGCGCCTGCATTCCAGTTTGATGATTTCGAGCTGGCAAACCGCACTGAGCTCGTCTCTCGCTTCCCCAAGTACGAGTCTCTCATCACTATGCTCACCTTCGCTGAATGA
- the LOC121778404 gene encoding protein LAZ1 homolog 2-like, whose translation MEFYLFVYRDIYTDLYWPALCLAACFVSVALLLSLLLTFQHLRWYTRPSEQKWVVAVIFIVPVYATQSIVSLWNANLSLACDILRNCYEAFALYAFGSYLVACLGGELQVMEILEDEAKKQLSKPLLEKEKSSQLQHGTFCNFIFHPCLLGKELFSIIRFGLVQYMILKTFCALLALLLELCGVYGDGEFKWNCGYPYITIVLNFSQMWALYCLIQFYNVTHGKLQPIKPLAKFISFKAIVFATWWQGVGIVLLCNFGALPKEKKFKSGLQDFMICTEMAIAAVAHIFVFSAKPYHFVPASSYGKVTTEETTPVVEIHESDKEEEAVVEKTETTVEAPGTNITESVQDIVVEGGHKVVKDVVLTISQAIEPVHDGMTKIQETFHHISVSSPSGSKDELPLVREHYKNIIKEPEPD comes from the exons ATGGAATTCTACTTGTTTGTGTATCGAGACATTTATACAGATCTTTACTGGCCAGCACTATGCCTTGCTGCCTGCTTTGTTTCTGTAGCATTGCTTCTTTCACTTCTCCTAACTTTCCAGCATCTCCGCTGGTACACCAGACCTTCG GAGCAAAAATGGGTTGTTGCTGTTATCTTTATAGTTCCAGTGTATGCAACCCAATCA ATTGTGTCCTTGTGGAATGCAAACTTGTCCCTTGCCTGTGATATATTGAGAAATTGCTATGAAGCATTTGCTCTTTATGCATTTGGGAGCTACCTAGTTGCGTGCCTCG GTGGTGAACTGCAAGTCATGGAGATTCTTGAAGATGAAGCAAAGAAGCAACTTAGCAAGCCATTGCTCGAAAAGGAAAAGAGTTCACAACTACAACACGGGACATTTTGCAACTTTATCTTTCATCCATGCTTGCTTGGAAAGGAGTTGTTCTCTATAATAAGATTTGGTTTAGTACAATAT ATGATTTTGAAGACTTTTTGCGCACTCTTAGCACTTCTCCTTGAGCTCTGTGGAGTGTATGGTGACGGAGAATTTAAGTGGAACTGTGG GTACCCATATATAACAATAGTTTTGAATTTTAGCCAGATGTGGGCCTTGTATTGCCTCATCCAGTTTTACAATGTAACACACGGAAAACTCCAACCCATAAAACCGCTTGCAAAGTTTATAAGCTTCAAGGCTATTGTATTTGCAACATGGTGGCAAGGTGTTGGCATTGTCCTGTTGTGCAATTTTGGTGCTCTGCCAAAGGAGAAAAAGTTTAAATCCGGGCTGCAGGATTTTATGATTTGCACAGAG ATGGCAATTGCAGCTGTAGCTCACATATTTGTCTTCTCAGCAAAACCCTATCATTTTGTACCGGCATCAAGCTATGGGAAGGTTACCACCGAAGAGACAACTCCTGTAGTTGAGATACATGAAAGTGATAAAGAAGAAGAGGCAGTTGTCGAGAAAACAGAAACCACGGTCGAGGCACCCGGAACAAATATAACAGAAAGCGTTCAGGATATTGTCGTTGAAGGAGGCCATAAG GTTGTGAAGGACGTCGTGCTAACTATCAGCCAGGCGATTGAGCCAGTGCATGATGGGATGACAAAGATCCAGGAGACGTTCCATCATATCTCAGTGTCGTCACCATCGGGTAGTAAAGATGAGCTGCCGCTGGTGAGGGAGCACTACAAGAATATCATAAAGGAACCCGAACCCGACTGA